The nucleotide window GTTCACGATCAGCGGTGCCTCCTTCGTAACCGCGACCCTCTACTGGGACAACGCCAAGAGCGACCTCGACCTCTACCTCTACGACCCGAACGGCAACCAGGTGGACTACTCCTACACCGCCTACTACGGCTTCGAAAAGGTCGGCTACTACAACCCGAGCGCTGGAACCTGGACGGTAAAGGTCGTCAGCTACAGCGGCTCGGCCAACTACCAGGTTGACGTCGTCAGCGACGGCAGCCTTGGCCAGCCGAGCAGCGGTGGCGACAACGGAGGAACCGAGCCGGCTCCGCAGCCAGAGCCGCAGCCCCAGCCGACCGTTGACGAGAAGACCTTCACCGGAAGCGTCAGCTACCACAACTACAACGTCCACCAGATGACCGTCAACAGCGGCGCCACCAAGATAACCGGCGACCTCAGCGGAAGCAGCTACGACGACCTCGACCTCTACCTCTACGACAACAACCAGAACCTCGTGGACCGCTCCGAGAACTACGGCTCGAGCGAGCACGTCGAGTACAGCAACCCCGCCCCGGGAACCTGGTACTTCGTCGTCTACGCCTACGACACCTACTACTGGTCGGCCAGCTACCAGCTCGACGTTAAGGTCTACTACGGCTGACAAACTTTTTATTCCCTTTTCCTCTTCTTCCTGAGGTGATCGTGATGAAATACAAGGTTCTAGCGGTTACTCTGGCACTTCTGTTACTCCTCCCGTTGCCCTTAACTTCCGCATCGACCGTGGAGAAGCCCTACGTCTACGTTCCAACCGTTCCGGAGACCTCGCTGGCGGTCATCGCGCTGTACCATGCCGGCGATTACGCTCCTGTACTTGAAGGCTGCGAGTGGTTGATGGCGATAAAAACGCCCTTCGATTCGTGGGGCAGGGTTTACGGGGCGGAGCACGAGGCAAAGTTCACGGGTCTGGCTTTAATGGCCCTTATAAGAGGTGAAAGCATCGCCCGGGGGAGGTACACCGAGACGATAAACGGCGCGGCGTACTGGCTCATATTCAAACAGAAGCCCGACGGTTCGTGGGAGGACTACCTCGGCACTGCCATAGCGGTTGCAGCCCTTGAGGAGTTCATCAACAGTAAGTACGTCGATCCCAACATGCCCAGGCTGAGGGATCAGGCCAAAAAGGCCGTCGAGAGGGGAAGGGCCTGGCTGTCCCTTCACAGGCCGAAAACCGATGCAGAATTCGCCTTCGGTGCGATTGCACTCAGGAATCGCGATCTGGCCGAGGAGATGAACGAGACCGCCTTCAAGTACTTTGCACTCTCCTACCTTGGATCCCACCCGGAGGTGCCCTCCAACTATTCACCGAAGGGCCCCCTTGAAACCGCGCTGTTACTCTACGCAACGGGAGATGAAAAGTACCTGAAAGAACTCCTGAGTATGGAGCACTTCGGTTTCTGGGGAACGCTCCGCTACAATCCGGTTGAGCTCCTTGAGGCCTCTTACGTCAGCGGATTTGGAAATCTGAAGGAGATAGCCTGCCCGTATCTGGAGCAGATTCAGCCCCAGCTGCGGTTTGACTGGGAGAGGGTCGTCTACGCCAAGTACTTCCTCTCCTGCGGCATGGAGGTTGAGCTCCCCAATGAGAGTGCTTACCCCTCACTGAAGGCCTGGCAGATAGCGGAGATAGCGAGGATAAAGGCGATCCTGGGGAGGCCTTATACCCGGGAAGTGAACTACCTGCTGAACCACAGAAACGGCACTGGATGGGGTGACTTCTACAACACCGAGTACGTGGTTTGGGTGCTCCACAGCCTCAACGTTACCCTGAACTACTCACCAATACTGGATTCCCTGGAGAAAGGGCTGACGAACACCTCCCCCACATACTACTACGCATACGCCCTCATCGTCTTCAAGGAGTTCGGACGGGAGAATGCCCTCAACAGAACCCTTGAGATCCTCAGGGAACGCGAGAGCCCTGAGGGCGGCTGGGGATACTCCCCTGGAGCCCCGGCGGGAATAAAGTCCACCTCGACCGTTCTGTGGGGGCTTGAGAGTGCCGGTCTCTTCAATACGGATCTCTACAGAAAGGGGTGGCACTTCCTCAAGAGGGTTCTCTACGCTAAGATCCCGGTGCCCGAGAAGAGCGACGGTATTCTAAGGGTCGAGAACGCGACCCTGCTCAGGATCAGGAACGGCGAATACGTTGGAAACGCGAGTTCAACCGTGGAGACGGACTCGCTCGATGGCGTTGTGTACATATACACGCCGAAGAACCCCCTCATTGTGAGGGCCGTTCCGCTGGCAGGTTTCAGGGCCGAGAACCCATGGCGGAGCGAAAAAAGACAGTATATAGCCCTGATCAGCATCGTCCTGATCTTGGGTTTGGCTTTTTACGGCATCGTGCTCTTCGAAAACAGGAGGAGAAGGGGGAAGAGGTGACCCCTTTATTTTTCATGTTGTGGAAGCTTCCTCGTCGTTGTAAAGCTCGTCGCCAACTGTTATTTCGTCCTCAAAGCCCCTCGAGCCATCAAGCGTCTGGATCCTGAACATGTAGCTCTTGTACCAGTTGTAAGAGGGCTTGACCTTGACCGGGAGAAGCCTCCAAGCCCTGGTTTCTTCCACGTAGCCCCAGTTGACGTACTCGTTGAAGTTCCTGATGATGTCGGTTATGACGACGTTGAACTCGTTGAGGAGCAAGCGCTGAATCTCGCGCCACTTGTCGAGCGAGCTTTCCCTTCTCGTTATGCCGAAGTAGCCGGCGCAGCCTGGTCCCTTGAGGGTCGCGATTCCCCTGCCGACGAAGGCCCTTATGGCCTCGACCGTCTCGGGTGGGTCGGTGATGAATGTGTCGAACTTGTGGAGCGCGTAGTCAGGCAGGGGCTTCCTGAGGTCGAAGGTGAATATCTCGATGTTCTCGTAGCCGATTTCATCCGCGACCTTCTCGATGAACTTTATCAGCCTCTCGTCGATGTCGAGAACGGCTATCCTCTTGGGTAGACCGCTGAGCATGAGTGCCACGCTGGTTAGATCGTCGTCGCCCAGAACGAAGACCTCCTTGTTCTCCAGGTCGCCCCTCGTGTGCATCAGGGCTATCCTTGCCACGGTTGTCTCGGGGGTAACGTAGGCCTGATCGAACTGGTGAACCGGTTCGGGCCTGTCCCTGACCATCTCCTTGAACTCCGCGAGGAGGTCACCGAATGCGTCAAGCTCAACCGTCCTGCCGGCGCAGTGCGAGCAGGTGTAATCGGCCCTCGCCCCGATCCCGTACTTCTCCACCAGTTGCTTCCCGCTCTCCGTGAGGATAACCTCACCGTCCTTGAAGGTCACGTAGCCGAGCTCGTGAAGGGCTGTAACGACTGCAATGACAAGCGGAAGCGGTTCTTCGCTGAGATCAACAACCCTCCAGACGTCCCCACTCGCCTGAATGGCAGACAGAACGTTCTCTATGGTTCTCTCGTAGACGGGGATGCTCGTCTTGGCCTTAACCCTCTCAATTATCTCCTTCATCTTGAACCCCTCCAGAAGGATTTTTGTTCGTGAACGAGTCTATCGGGCCTCTTTTAAGGTTTTCCCGAGAACTTTTAAACTCCCCTTCCTGAGCGTTATTATGCTCGCCCCGATCGAAGACGAGGTAAAGCGCTACCGTCTCCGCTACAACCTTGAGGCCCTCGAGCGCGTGAGGGGAGCGATAGGCGAGAGCGCGTATTCACGCTTGAAGGAGCTAATCCTCTTTCGCCTCGAAGGAAGGGAGTTTGAACGAAGACCAACGGGCGTTAAAGTGGCGGTGGCCTTTTCAGCAGGCTCCGACAGCACCGCAACGCTGAAAATCCTGCGCTGGGCGGGCTTTGACGTCGTCCCAATAACCGCAAAACTGCCTCAGATGGGCGAAAAAACCCTCCAGAAGGTTCGCTCAGAGAAGGCTTTACTCGTCGATGTGCCGGGATACGAGGAGACAATGAGGGAACTCATCGAAAAGGGCGCGCCGATATGCGGCCGCTGTCACTCAATGGTCATGGAAGCCGTTGAGAGAAAGGCGAGGGGACTCGGTATTGGGATCCTCTCAACCGGCGATATGCTCAGCTCGGGCCTGATTTCGATTTACGAGAAGGACGGCATCGTTATCCTCAACTTTCCCGCCTTTCTCGCCCTTGACAAGGGAGAGATCATCGAGATAATCGGCGGAGAATACAGGTTAAGCTTCGGCTGTCCCCTCCTGTGGGAGCTCTTCAGGCGAGCCCCTTCAACGAAGCGTTTGGCCCTTCAGAGAGTTCTCAGGGAGACGCGCGCGAGGGCGTTGAGTCCGGAAATGGCCGTCGAGCTGATGGGGGACGTTCTCCTCCGTTAGTTCCCAACTTTGACCCAAAAGGTTTAAATGTGTAGTTCTTAAGTTGGAGCGGTGGTGAGCATGGTTACGAAGGAAGAGGTTGAAAAGGTCGTAAAATCCGTCGTTGATGAGAAGTTCATTCGCTCAATCGAGGTTGACGAAAAGGGGAACGTAACAGTTACACTTGCCAAAGACACGCCCGATATAGACAACGTCCTCATAAAGCTCCACTCAGAGCTCGGAAAGCTCGACGGGGTCGGCCTTATAACCATCAACCGCGAGAGGGAAGTTAAGGAGGCTGGAGACGTCAAGATAACCGAGGAGATGATACTCGAGAAGCTCAAGGAGGTCATAGACCCCGAGATTGGCATCGACGTCGTCAACCTCGGCCTCATCTACGATCTGAAGGTCAACCCCGACAACACTGTTTACGTCAAGATGACGATGACAACACCGGGCTGTCCTCTCACCATGTGGATTCTCAGGGCCGTTGAGGACAAAATCCTCGAGATTCCGGGCGTTAAGGACGCGGAAATCGAACTAACCTTTGACCCGCCGTGGACGCCGGACAGAATCAGCCCCGAGTACAAAAAGAGGCTTGGTCTTTACTGACCAATCACCACCTCACATGTTCATTGAGGTGCTTTGTTCATCCCTTTTCTACGTATCTTTGCCCCCCTCTGCCCGTTTCCCCGACGAAAACTTTATATTGGCCGGAGTTCACTTAAATGCGGTGATGTCCCATGGCGTGGAAGGTTACCGTCGATGTCGACACCTGCATTGGTGATGCCATCTGTGCTAGCCTCTGCCCGGACGTCTTCGAGATGGGAGACGACGGAAAGGCTCACCCGATCGTTGATGTTACCGACCTCGAGTGCGCCCAGGAGGCCGCTGAGGCCTGCCCTGTTGGTGCCATCATCCTCGAGGAGGCCTGAAGGCCTCTCTTTCCTATTCCCTGTTGGGCTTTTCTGCGGGATTGTTGGACAATAAGAAGTTAAAGAAAAGTTCAAAAGAAAAGTTCATTCAAGGCTCAGCTTGAACCTCTCGGCCTGCTCAAGGACATACTCCCTTATCTCCCTTGCCTTCGGGAGCTCGGCCACGATCTCGCCGTTCTCGATGAGGGGCTGTAGGAGCGGCTCTACTTTAGCTCCGCAGACTGGACAGCGTTCGAGCTTTTTCTCTGCCGGAACTCGGTGGTAGTGGCCGTTCTCACAGCGGTATATCTGCTTCCTTCCGCTCAGCTTCCCGCGCTTCGTTATCGGCTTCCCCTCAACCTCAACGATGTCGAGGGAAAAGTCTACCGGCTTTGCGCTCGCTATCGCAGAACCGACGCCGAAGGCGTCTGCAACGTCAACGATTTCCCTTATGCTCTCCTCGTCTAGCCCACCGCTCACGAAAATCTTCACCCAGTCGTAGCCCCTTAAGTTAAGCTCCCAGCGGACCTCCTCGATTATCTTCCTGAAGTTGCCCCTCCTCGAGCCCGGTGTGTCGAGCCTTACCGCTGTCAGCCTCTCACCCAGAGCCTCGGCCGCCATCAGCGCCTCGAACTTCTCGTCGCAGAGCGTATCAACGAGAGCCGTCCTCGGGACTTCGGGCTCGACGACCTCGTCAAAGTACTTCCAGGCCTTCACCTGGTCACCGACTGTGAGTATTAACGCGTGGGGCATGGTTCCAACGGGCTTCTCCCCGATCATCTCAGCCCCAAGAACACCGCTCACACCGTCGCAACCACCTATGAAGGCCGCTCTGTCAATCATTGGCGCTATGGCCGGGTGCATGTGCCTTATTCCAAATGAGTAGACCGGCTTGAAGTTCGCGGCAATCTTTATCCTCAAGGCGGCCGTCGCTATCCCGCTTGCCTGGCTGAGCATTCCGAGTAGAGCTGTTTCATAGACTCCGAACTCCTCGTAGTAGCCTTCAATCTGGAGAACCGGCTCATAGGGGTGGAATATCGTTCCTTCTCTCATCGCGTAGACGTTCACCGGTAAACCTTCGAGGAGCTTTGCTACCTCTTCGATTCCCGCGAGAACGCCCCACTTCCATCCCCTTGGAAGGGAAGTCGTCGTGACGTCGGCGAAAACCTTCCTGTGGATTCCCTTCTCGGTCAGTATCTTCTTCGTTCGAATGAAGTAGACGTCCGTCGTCTTTCCAGCCTTTATATCCTCTTCGTGAGCGATGTAAAAGCTCCTCATCGGTCTCACCTGCTTAAAACTTCCCGTGTGTTGATTTAAGGATTTCCTCGGAACCCCTATATATCCCGGCTTCCAAGTGATTGAGATGAGGGCCTGCATCGTCTACGGAACAAAACGCGGGGCAACGGCAAAGGTTGCAAAGCTCATAGGGGAAACGCTTCGAGGTCTCGGGGCCGAGGTTATTGTAAAGCCCGTTCAAGAGTTTTCCATCGAGGACTGCGACCTTGTGGTAGTCGGCACGCCGATTTACTACGAGCGTCCCCTGCCAGAGGTCATGCGATTCCTTGATGAAAACGAAGGTCTGGAAGGTAAAAAGGTTGCAGTGTTTATCCTGTGCATCGTCAGCAGGTTCGGAAAATTGGGAAGGGCTTACACCGAGAGGCAGTACGTGAGGAAGGTCCTCGAGCACTTACGCACGGAGCCAGTATCGGTGAAAGTCTTTGAGGGCTGGATTCTGTCGGAGAGGGAGGTTACACTGAGGAAGGCCCGGCTATGGGCTAAAGAGCTCTGGTCGCTGATGTCTAAACGCTAAAGGGCACCTCGGCTTTCTCGCCCCTCTCGATTTTGTGGAGTTCCCTCCTGTAGGCTTCCAGCGGCCTGTCCTCGACCTTCAGGAAGCCGGCGAAGGTCTTCGGTCTCTTCTCAAGCTCGTCGAAGAAGCGCGGGTAGTTTTTATCCCTGACGATGTGGTGGTCGAGGATTATTTGGGCGTTCGTTTCGCGGATTATCTCGTTGAGGTTCTTAATCCCCGTTTCCCAGCTCCCCTCGGCGCGCTTTCCGAGGTAAGTCGGCGGTCCGCCCGTTATGAGGACGTCGGGGTTCTTCTCGATTATCCACTCGACGGCCTTCCTGTTGAGGAGCTGTATGTCGCTGGCGTGGATTAGCCTGGTTCCGTCGTCGATGAGAACCATGACCACGAAGCCAAGCCTTGAGCCCTCGCTGCCGTGCGGAACCGCCGGCGAGAACTCCAGCGTAACGCCGCCGAGGTCGAAGCTCCTTCCGTCGGCGAACTCAACTCTCTTCGCCATCGGCTCCGCCTTCTTGAGAAAGGCCCAGGCGCGCTTCCTCTGGCTGAAATTGATGTTTTCAGTGGGGTGTTTTATGAAAAGTTGCTTCCCCTCGTAGATTTCCCTCGCAAAGGCTTCGCTGGAGCTCTCGTAGAGGCCCTCAAAGAAAGGGGTATGGTGGTCGTAGTGGTAGTGGGAAATCGTCACGATATCGGCCTTCCTCGCGTAGCCCTGTATCTTCCGCCTCATTTTTTGAAGGGTCTCAAGCTCGATTTTCGCTGGCGGAAGGCCGTAGCGCTTCGGACCGAGGGCGACACCGGGGTCGATGAGAATTCTTACCCCTCCAGCTTCCACGAACGTCGCCAAACTCCTGACACCGAGGCTTTCAGAGGCGAGCGGAATGAGCCGCATGGTTATCACCCAAGCCAATTCCCAAGTCATCTGGGGTGAGCATTTTAATGTTCTTTTCCCTGCACAGCTTTATGGCTTTGCTCGCTTAGAACCTCCTTTACTAATTCTAGAACATCGTTCCATACGGTACTAAATTCTGGAAGTTCCCTCAACTGATGACCCAGACTGCTCTCCCAGGCCCTTTCATAGTAGGGCTTTCTACCTTGAAGGGCATGTATATCAGGTTCAACCCCCTTAGCCTCAAACTTGGGACGGAGTATCTGTGTCACACTTCTCAGGTCAGCAACGCTTTTTAGAAACCATATATCATACAAATCCCTCGGCCTCGTTCTCTGGAACAGAGACCTGATTTTCTCAGCCAGTATTTCCTCCAAGCTATAGGTCCTAACGCTTACCACAGAAAACCTTGGGCTGTCTGAATACCCATGCAGAATCGGCCTTTCTTGGAGGGGTAGCAATATCTTCTCGTACTTTTCGAGGGTTATGTCCATCTTAATCTTCGGAGGATTTCCGGTTCTGCTGAGCAGTCTAAACGGAATCCGAACTTCAAACCCAAGAAGCTCTCCCGGAAAAAGCTTCACTCCGTATCTTGGCCTCAGTTCAAAATCAAGGAACTGAACGAGCCCCTCATTGGCCGCTTCAACGGCTTCGGCTATTTTAGCTTGGACATCCCCTATATCCGGCTCCTCTAAAAGCAGGGTGTAGTCAAGGTCCTCGGAAAACCGGTAGTCTGAAAAATAAGCTTTTTTCAGGCAGGTACCTCCCTTGAAGGCCAATATCCTCCAAAACTTTGATTTCCAGAGTCCGTAGAGCATCCAGCTTATAGCATAGTCTTTTTCAACAGTGGAACCCGGAACCCCAAGCTCAGAACTTAGGGCCTTTATCTCCTCCTCAATCATTCTACCTCCTCCCAATAATCCTCCGGAACATTAATCCTCAGGCCCCACCGATAGCTGAAGCGGCCTCCAGAGGGCATTGAGGGGTCGAGGAATGCGAAGCTCTTCTTGTCATTTTCAGAAAGCTGGATTTCATTCTCAATCCCGAGCCCCAGCTTCTCACTTAAAAATCCCAAACGCTTCAGAATGGCCTTGCTCTTCATCCGTTCAGCATATTCCAGCAACTTTTCATAATCCAGCCTCGCGTTCTTGAGGGCCTTAACGACCTCGATTACTCCCCCGCAGTACTTAGGCTTGTCTAGACAGTCCACTATCGTCTTTTCTGGATCTGTTATCCGAACCTCCCTGCGTCCAAGCGTATGGTTCTAATTCCAAAAAACTTCTCAGGTCGGACTACAACTACCCTGAACCTCTTGCCATCAAGTATCAAGAGCTCCTTGTAACCCCTCTTTACTGGAGTTTGGATGAAAACCGTTCTTGGAATCTGCTCTGTTAACCCGTAGTAGTTGAGGGCGGACCAGTACGCAACTGCCCCGTTAGGCACCAACAACTGGCCTAAAAGGAACTCGTGAGGCGAAGAGGCCCTTCCAGGTTCTAAGGAGAGGGTGTAGATGCCCTTGGCGATTCTCCGAAGAAATCCCTCTCTGAGGAGAATGTTAAGGTAGTAGTTTAGCTGTCTTGTAGTTATGCCAAGCTTCTCTTGGGCCTCCTTCTTGGTGAAGACATCCCCCAGTTCAGAGAGCCTTCTTAGGACCTCTGTGGTATTCATATTTTCTCACCATAATCACAATATAACTGGATGAAAATGAGAATTTTTGAATATAAAGGTTTTGGAGATATCTTTATGGAGAAGGCAAGGTTCATAGCGGGCAAGCCGGGCATTGTTGAGTTTGCCCCAATGCCCCTTATCATCTACTACTTAACCGCTCTCCTCGCGATGACTTTCCTCTACAGAGCTTTTGAAATTCCCTACAGGAACCACATGGCCACAGCCTTAGCAGCAGGAACAGGATTGAGGGCAATTCCACCGCCATAACACCCATAGTCCAGATACCCTTCCTTGTGGGTTACTTTAAGTCATGGCAGAGAATAGCAAAACTCTAGAACTGCAAGGTTCTGAGGGAGGAAACAGAGGGGCTACCCGCCGTTTCCCGATATTTTTTTAAGGTGACAGGTTTGCCCCAAAAGATTTAAATTAAATTCATTTGAGAAATTCTTGATAAAAATGCTCTGCCTGAGGAACGTTGAATATGCAAGAGGAGGCAGAAAAATCCTTCGTTCGATAAACATGGCCTTCAGGGAGGGGATCAGTTACTCAATACTCGGCCCGAACGGGGCGGGAAAATCAACGATAGCCCGCATTCTGATGGGAGAGCTTAAACCCACATCGGGAGAAGTTCTCCTTGACAGTAAGGACATTACAGAGCTGGGCGTTACCGAGAGAGCAAAACTAGGGATAAGTATGGCATGGCAGGAGCCCGCCCGCTATGAGGGGATAACCGTGAGGGACTACTTAACACTCGGGGGGAAGCTGAGCGTTGACGAGGACGAGATCAGAGAAGTCCTCGAGTTCGTTGGCCTCCCCTACGAGCTCTACGCCGGCAGGTTAATCGACAAGAACCTGAGCGGCGGAGAGAGAAAGAGGGTTGAGCTCGCCTCACTTCTTCTCCTCAGGCCAAGGTATGCCATACTGGACGAGCCTGATTCCGGCCTCGACATAACGGCGGGTGAGGTGATAGAGGCCCTCCTTAAACGGTTCAGGAAGGTTGGGACAACCGTTATCCTCATAACCCACCACGAGGAGATTGCCGTCAAGACTGATTTTGCCTACTTCATCTGTGCTGGAAGGATTGTCAGGAGGGGCTTCTCACGTGAGGTCGTCGACTACTACCGGAAGACCTGTGGGAGGTGTATCTTCGGGGGGGTTGAGTATGGTAATAAAGATAGACCATGTTAAAGAGTACGAGGCCCTAGTTAAGGTCTATCAGGAAGAGG belongs to Thermococcus sp. AM4 and includes:
- a CDS encoding flavodoxin domain-containing protein, with the translated sequence MRACIVYGTKRGATAKVAKLIGETLRGLGAEVIVKPVQEFSIEDCDLVVVGTPIYYERPLPEVMRFLDENEGLEGKKVAVFILCIVSRFGKLGRAYTERQYVRKVLEHLRTEPVSVKVFEGWILSEREVTLRKARLWAKELWSLMSKR
- a CDS encoding ferredoxin, with protein sequence MAWKVTVDVDTCIGDAICASLCPDVFEMGDDGKAHPIVDVTDLECAQEAAEACPVGAIILEEA
- a CDS encoding metal-sulfur cluster assembly factor, which produces MVTKEEVEKVVKSVVDEKFIRSIEVDEKGNVTVTLAKDTPDIDNVLIKLHSELGKLDGVGLITINREREVKEAGDVKITEEMILEKLKEVIDPEIGIDVVNLGLIYDLKVNPDNTVYVKMTMTTPGCPLTMWILRAVEDKILEIPGVKDAEIELTFDPPWTPDRISPEYKKRLGLY
- a CDS encoding ATP-binding cassette domain-containing protein, with product MLCLRNVEYARGGRKILRSINMAFREGISYSILGPNGAGKSTIARILMGELKPTSGEVLLDSKDITELGVTERAKLGISMAWQEPARYEGITVRDYLTLGGKLSVDEDEIREVLEFVGLPYELYAGRLIDKNLSGGERKRVELASLLLLRPRYAILDEPDSGLDITAGEVIEALLKRFRKVGTTVILITHHEEIAVKTDFAYFICAGRIVRRGFSREVVDYYRKTCGRCIFGGVEYGNKDRPC
- a CDS encoding nicotinate phosphoribosyltransferase encodes the protein MRSFYIAHEEDIKAGKTTDVYFIRTKKILTEKGIHRKVFADVTTTSLPRGWKWGVLAGIEEVAKLLEGLPVNVYAMREGTIFHPYEPVLQIEGYYEEFGVYETALLGMLSQASGIATAALRIKIAANFKPVYSFGIRHMHPAIAPMIDRAAFIGGCDGVSGVLGAEMIGEKPVGTMPHALILTVGDQVKAWKYFDEVVEPEVPRTALVDTLCDEKFEALMAAEALGERLTAVRLDTPGSRRGNFRKIIEEVRWELNLRGYDWVKIFVSGGLDEESIREIVDVADAFGVGSAIASAKPVDFSLDIVEVEGKPITKRGKLSGRKQIYRCENGHYHRVPAEKKLERCPVCGAKVEPLLQPLIENGEIVAELPKAREIREYVLEQAERFKLSLE
- a CDS encoding nucleotidyl transferase AbiEii/AbiGii toxin family protein: MIEEEIKALSSELGVPGSTVEKDYAISWMLYGLWKSKFWRILAFKGGTCLKKAYFSDYRFSEDLDYTLLLEEPDIGDVQAKIAEAVEAANEGLVQFLDFELRPRYGVKLFPGELLGFEVRIPFRLLSRTGNPPKIKMDITLEKYEKILLPLQERPILHGYSDSPRFSVVSVRTYSLEEILAEKIRSLFQRTRPRDLYDIWFLKSVADLRSVTQILRPKFEAKGVEPDIHALQGRKPYYERAWESSLGHQLRELPEFSTVWNDVLELVKEVLSEQSHKAVQGKEH
- a CDS encoding type IV toxin-antitoxin system AbiEi family antitoxin domain-containing protein, with protein sequence MNTTEVLRRLSELGDVFTKKEAQEKLGITTRQLNYYLNILLREGFLRRIAKGIYTLSLEPGRASSPHEFLLGQLLVPNGAVAYWSALNYYGLTEQIPRTVFIQTPVKRGYKELLILDGKRFRVVVVRPEKFFGIRTIRLDAGRFG
- a CDS encoding MBL fold metallo-hydrolase: MRLIPLASESLGVRSLATFVEAGGVRILIDPGVALGPKRYGLPPAKIELETLQKMRRKIQGYARKADIVTISHYHYDHHTPFFEGLYESSSEAFAREIYEGKQLFIKHPTENINFSQRKRAWAFLKKAEPMAKRVEFADGRSFDLGGVTLEFSPAVPHGSEGSRLGFVVMVLIDDGTRLIHASDIQLLNRKAVEWIIEKNPDVLITGGPPTYLGKRAEGSWETGIKNLNEIIRETNAQIILDHHIVRDKNYPRFFDELEKRPKTFAGFLKVEDRPLEAYRRELHKIERGEKAEVPFSV
- the bpsA gene encoding N(4)-bis(aminopropyl)spermidine synthase, whose translation is MKEIIERVKAKTSIPVYERTIENVLSAIQASGDVWRVVDLSEEPLPLVIAVVTALHELGYVTFKDGEVILTESGKQLVEKYGIGARADYTCSHCAGRTVELDAFGDLLAEFKEMVRDRPEPVHQFDQAYVTPETTVARIALMHTRGDLENKEVFVLGDDDLTSVALMLSGLPKRIAVLDIDERLIKFIEKVADEIGYENIEIFTFDLRKPLPDYALHKFDTFITDPPETVEAIRAFVGRGIATLKGPGCAGYFGITRRESSLDKWREIQRLLLNEFNVVITDIIRNFNEYVNWGYVEETRAWRLLPVKVKPSYNWYKSYMFRIQTLDGSRGFEDEITVGDELYNDEEASTT
- a CDS encoding N-type ATP pyrophosphatase is translated as MLAPIEDEVKRYRLRYNLEALERVRGAIGESAYSRLKELILFRLEGREFERRPTGVKVAVAFSAGSDSTATLKILRWAGFDVVPITAKLPQMGEKTLQKVRSEKALLVDVPGYEETMRELIEKGAPICGRCHSMVMEAVERKARGLGIGILSTGDMLSSGLISIYEKDGIVILNFPAFLALDKGEIIEIIGGEYRLSFGCPLLWELFRRAPSTKRLALQRVLRETRARALSPEMAVELMGDVLLR